The genomic interval CCCCTTGGTGAGGGTGCTGGGTAGTGTCACCCTGCCAGCCCCGATGTCCCCAGCATGGTGGGGGGAGGAGCGATGGCCTGGAGGCCCCCCTATTCTTTGCAAAAGAAAGGCCTTGTTATGTATGTTATGCCTTAAGCAGCTGGGTTTTGCAATTTCTGACAGGAATAGATTAAGTGCTGTGGAGACAGCACTTAAGTCTGTTCCTCAAGGTCTTTGCAAAACGAAGGCATACatttttgagataaaaacaTGACCAGTGTTTCTTCCTTGAGGCTTACTATGGCCTCAGTCCCCATTCCTGATTTACTGGGCTGGAACCAAGGCAGGGTCATTCAGCCATCACTGGCCAGCCAGGGGAAGTAACAAATCACCAACTACCCCTAGACAACACAACTCACTTCTAGGCACTTTTGAGATCACCAACCTGTTTTGAAGACCACCGACCTATTTCTGGAACAATCTCcttaattagcatgaagaacaagcagagggaggagatgagctGCCCTATCCTACCTTGCATGCAAATAGAATAAAGTATAAATACACCCTCAAGACACCAGGTGTCTCTGTGTGGCATTAATGACATTTCATTGCAACCACAGCCAAGAGAACAACATGGACCATCACTGGATCGACTGACCTTCAGAGTGGTGAAATCTCACTTCTGTTACctttatctctctttttctctctctaattTTATTCTGGACACATAAAGGTAATATTGttgtgagttttgttgttgaagtcttgttaagttttatgATATAGTTACAaacttttgccaagccactcttTGCTGTAATTCTACTGCGTTTTTAGTAAATTCGTGATCGAATTGAACTGGTCTAGTAATTGTTGTTACTCATGGTTACCGCAGAGAGCATTCAAAAGTTAACTCTGCCCTCACCCCTGAGTGGGACGGGGCAGGGGATCACTCGGTGAAGCCCTGGGTGTCGCAGCGAGGTCCCTGCCACTTGTTATAGCACTGGCAGCTGAACTCCTCGGCCAGCCGGATGGTGTCATCGACGGCCTCCAGGCTCTGTGCCACCAGCCAAGGCTTGCCGGCTTGCAGGTCGATGGCAAAGCGGAAGGGGTCGAGGTGGAGGAAGCCCAGCTTGTTTTCCCGGCGCACGCAGCGGCCCTGGCCAGAACACAggctctggctgcacagctcGGCACTGGCCGTCACGTTGACAATGTAGTGGCCCAGGGGTCCCTCCACGTAGTCCTTCAGCCTCAGGCACATCTCCTGCAATGGCACATGGTGTCACAGCCCTGCGTGGGCAGAGAatggggggtccccaggggcaGTGGCGCAGTGCCACCCACCACACTCACCTTGGAGCTGCTGTAGATGTGGCTGCCCCAGAGAACAATGCCAGCGGTGCCCTGAGCTGCACTCTCCCCAATGGTGTTCATCAGGTCCTCCTGCACACAAGGGGAGAAGAGAAGTCAGCACTGCTCAAAGTTCCCATGCTGCCCGGCAGAACTAAAGACTCCCTCAGAACAATCCATCAGCCCAAGAGGTGCCCAccatcctcatgtccccatcaccTGGGAGAGGAAGTTGACGGTGCAGTTGAAGGCGATCTGGGAGTAGGGCAGGACAGGGATGCTGCCATTGAAGACAGCAAAAGCCTCGGCCACGCGGTGCCGGACGTAGGCGAGCACCTTGTTGGTGCCGTTGAGGCGGGCGGGCAGGTAGATGCTGGGGTAGAGTGCTCGGCTGCTCTCCCAGAGCCACTGCAGCTCTGCGTTCCTTTGCTGCTCCACCATTGGGCACGTCCCGGTGTAGGGCAGGCTGTCAAAGTTGTAGTTGTAGCAGTCAGGGAAGCCGTAGAAACCCCAGTAGCCATCAGGACGAAGGGTCTTGCCCAGCTGCAGGGTGTGCTCCATGAAGGCACGGGCACTATGCTCAAACTGCTGCTTGGCTGTCTTGTTCACCAGCTCAGGGGACCACTGCGGGTGCTGCTGCCACACCAGCTCCTCTGACTTCTGCCGATAGATGTCCATAGAATCCCAGTTGCGGATCCACAGCGGGCGCCACTTCTCCCAGTCGATGACAGCAAGTCCACTGtaggcagggctgggcagcgtGACCTTGATGTCCCAGGTGGCCTGGTGGAGGTGGGCCTCCAAGCTGGCATTTTGGGGGAGCCCTCCGTTCACTGGCATCCCCTCAGATGTGTAGTAGGGGAGAAGCCCCAGCTCCTTGCTGTAGAAGAGGGTGATGTCCTGCCCAATGAAGAACTGCTGGTCGTTGGCCAACACGTCAAAGACCTCTAGGTTGAGGGTGACGTTGTACTTCTCAGCGCAGTTCTCAGTGGGGATGTTCCAGATGGTGACAAATGGGCGGTTGATGAGGACGGGGCCAGGCCCCCCAGCGTGggctggggcaggcaggagcagcaggaggacgCAGCAGAACCACCCCGATGCCATGGTGCCAGCGGTGCAGGATGGTCCTGGAGCTGCCTCTGGAGAGCTGAGACCTGAGCAGACCTCGATGTTCTTAGCCCAGCCCAAGCAAGGGCCGGTGTTAATCCACAGCCCCGTCCCCGGGCAGTGCCGGTCACCCCTCCCACCTCCTCATGTGAAGCCCCCAAAgtcagcagcagccagagcccaGGCCCAGTTAATGTCGGGCTGCGGCGGGCCCGGCTGAGGAGGAACGCGCGGTCAACAGCCGCTGCCGGGGCGGCCACGAGCTGGGCTGGAAAGACAGACGCACAGGGGTGGGGTGGAGGGGGCAAGGCCACGGTGACGGACACGGGCTGCGCTGGGCGGGCGCCGCTGTGACGGTCAGGGCGTCCGCCACGGGACGGCAGGAGGGAGGGCACTGCGGCAGGCGGCTCAGAGCGTCCGGCAGGGCCTGGCGGGACACAGCCCGGAGCCGGGGCGGCAGCGGCGCGGACACCCGCCGCCCAGGGGCGTCTGTCCCGCGGGGCTGTGCCCGCCCGGCCCTGCGCACCCAACAGTGGCGCCGCGCGCCCGTCCCCGTCCCGGGGGCTCCGGGTCCTGGCGCGCGCACGGACCGCGGGGCGGAGCCAAAGGCGGGGGCGTGGCCACACGAGGGTAAGGTCCACTTGCAGCCTAGAGGCGGAGCCTCGCGCGGGTGGTgcctgcagggggtgtggccaAGAGGCGGCCAGGGGCGGTCCCGCGGCGCCTCCACGTGGGTGGCCCGGCCCGGCTGCATCCCGCGGCTCCCGCCCGGCGCCGCGCCGGCACCACCGGGAGCTCTAACCCCTGCAGCGCCTTCCCACAGCTGCACACCCACCCCCGGGGCCCCCACCCCACAGAGGCAGGGATAGGCAACACTAGGTGTCCTGTTTcaccccccctcccccaaaatCACCCTGCACCCCACTCACACTCTGCCCAGCTTTATTCGAGGTAAAGCACTTCGGTGTGGGGCAGTGCACAGGGGGTCAGCACCACACAgcacctgctccctgcccccATGCCCCCCCTCACCCCTATCCCTCTCCTTATAACAGAAGACGGCCCCCTACTCACCCACCTACCTTGCCCTCCATCTCCATGGGGGGTGCCCGCCCCACAGCAGGGAGGGCAGAAGTGGGGCAACCACACGGTGAGGAGCAGCCCCCCATAACAAGCTGCCACACAGGCAGGGTAGGGATATCTTTAAGTCCCCTACACTGCCACAGAAAAGGGATGTGGGGGGCACCAGCTCAGTCCAGCAGGATTAGCACCAGCTCACAAGCAGCAACAGCACCCCAAGTCCCAGTGGCGCCAGGGGAACGGGGGCATGGCTGCGGGGGCTGGCAGGcacctggcagctgctgccctgccagccctggtaGCAGTGGCAGTGGAAGTGGGTCCGTAGGAACAGGATGTCAGCAGAGGATAGCTGGCCTTCTGCCCAGAagagggggtgctgggggtggtcTCCATCCCGGTGTCGCAGCTGGAAGCTGGTAGAGTTGAGGTGGAGGAAGACATCGGCTGTGCTGTCCTGGCGCAGGCAGCGGCCCCGGCCCTGGCACAGcgctgtgctgcagagctgcgcCGCTGTCGTGACGTTCACGATGTAACGGCCCAGGTCCCCCTCCAGATAGTTCTTGATCATCTGGCACGAGTCCTGGGAGAAGTGCAACATCAGGG from Columba livia isolate bColLiv1 breed racing homer chromosome 10, bColLiv1.pat.W.v2, whole genome shotgun sequence carries:
- the HYAL1 gene encoding hyaluronidase-1, which gives rise to MASGWFCCVLLLLLPAPAHAGGPGPVLINRPFVTIWNIPTENCAEKYNVTLNLEVFDVLANDQQFFIGQDITLFYSKELGLLPYYTSEGMPVNGGLPQNASLEAHLHQATWDIKVTLPSPAYSGLAVIDWEKWRPLWIRNWDSMDIYRQKSEELVWQQHPQWSPELVNKTAKQQFEHSARAFMEHTLQLGKTLRPDGYWGFYGFPDCYNYNFDSLPYTGTCPMVEQQRNAELQWLWESSRALYPSIYLPARLNGTNKVLAYVRHRVAEAFAVFNGSIPVLPYSQIAFNCTVNFLSQEDLMNTIGESAAQGTAGIVLWGSHIYSSSKEMCLRLKDYVEGPLGHYIVNVTASAELCSQSLCSGQGRCVRRENKLGFLHLDPFRFAIDLQAGKPWLVAQSLEAVDDTIRLAEEFSCQCYNKWQGPRCDTQGFTE